The following nucleotide sequence is from Desulfovibrio aminophilus DSM 12254.
AGGGGTCGGGCAGGCTCTGGCCCAGGGTGTCGGCGAACACGGCGCGGACCATGTTCTCGGCCAGGCCCATGACCATGGCCTCGTCCGCGAAGCTCATCTCGATGTCGATCTGGGTGAACTCGGGCTGGCGGTCGGCGCGCAGGTCCTCGTCGCGGAAGCACTTCACGATCTGGTAGTAGCGCTCCATGCCCGAGACCATGAGCAGCTGCTTGAACAGCTGGGGGGACTGGGGCAGGGCGTAGAAGCTGCCCTGGTTCAGGCGGCTGGGCACCAGGAAGTCGCGCGCGCCCTCGGGCGTGGACTTGGTCAGCACCGGGGTCTCGATCTCCAGGAAGCCGTTGGCGTCCAGGAAGCGGCGCACGCTCTGGGCGGCCTTGTGGCGCAGCACGAAGTTGCGGGCCAGCTTCGGACGGCGCAGGTCCAGGTAGCGGTGCTTGAGCCGGAGCATCTCCGAGGTGTCCACGCGGTCCTCGATGGGGAAGGGCGGGGTCTCGGAGGTGTTCAGCAGCTTCCACTCCCGGGCCACGATCTCCACCGCGCCGGTGGTCAGGTTCGGGTTGCTCATGCCCTCGGGCCGGGCGCGGACCACGCCCTTGAGGGCCACCACGTACTCCACGCGCAGGGCGTGGGCCCGCTCGTGGGCGTCGGGGTGCTCGGGGCTGAACACGCACTGGGTCAGGCCCTCGCGGTCGCGCAGGTCGATGAAGATGAGCCCGCCGTGGTCGCGGCGGAACTGCACCCAGCCCATGAGGCAGACCTCGGCCCCGATGTCGGCGGCCGTGAGCGCGTTGCAGTGGTGCGTGCGCCGCCAGCCCGCCAGATCCTCGATGACCCGGTACTCGTCGTAGGAGCGTTCTTCCTGGATGGGTTCGGACATATGTTTCCTCGCGATCGCGGTGTTATTCCTCGGTTCGTTCCGGCAGGGCCGCCGAGAGCAGGGCTTCCAGGCCGGACACGGCGACCATGGCCAGCAGGCGTTCACGGGGCACGTGACGCTGGTCGGCCGCGCCGCCCATGTCCTTGATGAGCACGAGCCCCTTGTCGAACTCCTCGCCGCCGACCACCAGGGCCATGCGCGCGCCGGACTTGTTGGCCCGCCGCAACTGGCTCTTCAGGCTGCCCGGGGCGTAGGCCACCTCGCCGGAGAGCCCGCGTTCGCGCAGGCCCTGGGCCAGAATCAGGCACTGGTTCACGGCCCGCTCGTCGAGCACGGCCAAATGGAAGTCCGGCCGGGACTCGGGGCAGTGCTCCAGGAGCATGGCCAGGCGCTCCATGCCGCAGGCGAAGCCCACGCCCGGAACGTCCGGGCCGCCCAGGGAGCCCACCAGACCGTCGTAGCGGCCGCCCCCGGCCACGGCCGTCTGGGAGCCGATCTCGCCGGAGGTGATCTCGAAGGCCGTGCGCTGGTAGTAGTCCAGGCCGCGCACCAGCCGGGGATTCAGGGTGTAGGCCACCCGCGCGGCGTCCAGCAGGGCCTTCACGGTGTCGAAGTGCTCCCGGCAGTGGCCGCAGACGTGGTCCGTGATGTGCGGGGCGTCCTTGGTCAGCTCCCCGCACCCCGGCACCTTGCAGTCCAGCACGCGCAGGGGGTTGGTCTCCACCCGGCGGCGGCAGTCCTCGCACAGCTTTTCCCGGTCCAGACCGGCGAAGAAGGCCGTCAGGGCCTGGCGGAACATGGGACGGCACTCGCGACAGCCCAGGGTGTTCAGCTCCACGGAAAGCCGGGTGAGCCCGATGTCCGTGAGGAACGTCCGCAGCATGAGGATCAGCTCGGCGTCGGCCTGGGGCTCGTTCGCCCCGAGAATCTCGGCGTTGATCTGGTGGAACTGGCGCTGGCGGCCCTTCTGCGGCCGCTCGTAGCGGAACATGGGGCCGGTGGTGAAATATTTCCGCACCTGGCCGGGCTGCCAGTCCCCGCCCTCGATGAAGGCCCGCATGACCCCGGCCGTGGCTTCGGGCCGCAGGGTCAGCAGGCGGCCCTTGCGATCCGGGAAGGTGAACATCTCCTTGCCCACCACGTCGGTGTCCTCGCCGATGGACTTGGCGAAAAGTTCGGTGTGTTCGAGCAGCGGCGTGCGCAGTTCGCCGAAGCCGTAGCGGCCGAAGATCTCCCGGGCCCGGGATTCCAAAAACGTGAACTTGGCCGCCTCTTCCGGGAAAAGGTCAGCGAACCCTTTGATTTTCTGGATTTTCATGATGTGACCGAAAGCCCCTCTCGCAACGCCGGTTATTGCCGGAGATTCCCGGCCGGTGCAAACGAAATCCGTTAGTCCAGGAAGGGGCGACTTGTCAAAACGGGCATCGCCCGCTCCCCGAAAAATCAGGGAAAACCTTTCCGCCGAATCTGGACATCCACGGGAAAAACGCTACCACTGGGCCTTCGGGGGGCTTCGCCCCGTTTCAGAAAGGCATGAGAAGGCTTTCGCCGTTCCATGAACCGGCGAAGCCGGGGGGGCTTCGCCCCGTTTCAGATAAGGCCAAGAGGGGATTTGTCCCCGTTTTGCGGAAAAAACAAAGAGCCCGGGGCAGGAACCGACATGGACCACCCGTTGCGTCGCGCCAAACGGAAACTCGATGACGAGACGGCCTTCGCCGTCCTCCGCCGCTGCACCTGGGGATTCCTCTCCCTGGTCGGCCCGGACGGCGACCCATACGGCGTGCCGATCAATCACGTCCTGCTGGAGGAAGGCGGCAGAAAACGCCTCCTGTTCCACTGCGCCCGCGAGGGCCGCAAGATCGACTGCCTGAAACACCGGCCCAGGGCTTTCTTCGTGGCCGTGGAAAACCCGGAGACCCTGCCGGACAAGTTCAGCACCGCCTACGCCAGCGCCATGGTCTCCGGCCCGGTGGAGATCGTGGACGACCCGGACGAGAAACGGGCCCTGCTCACGGCCTTCGTGCGCGGGCTGGCCCCCGCGTTCCAGGAGCGCGGCCGCAAACACATCGAACACCGTCTGCGCGACTGCCTCGTCCTCACCCTGGAGATCGAACACGTCTGCGGCAAGGGACGCAAAGAAGAGGAGCCCTACGCCCTCGCCCACCTCGGCTTCGCCGTGTCATAAAAAGACGAAGAGGGGTTCAGCTTATTTCATGAAGCGCGGAAGCAGTCCGCGCGCGTTCAACACCGGCCCGGCCGGGGAGGGTTTCCAATGCCGTTCGTGAACATCCGCATCACCCGCGACGGGGCCACCGCCGAGCAGAAAGCCCGGCTCATCAAGGGCGTCACCGACCTCCTGGTGGAGGTCCTGGACAAGAACCCGGCCACCACCGTGGTCATCATCGACGAGGTGGACACCGACAACTGGGGCATCGGCGGCGAGAGCGTGACGAAACGGCGCGAACTCGCGCGGTAAGGGCGAGGCGGACGTGACGCGGGTCAGCCCAGGCCAGCGGGCTCGATCTTCAGGCTGCCCACGGGCGTGAGCGGCTTTTCGTCCACGTAGTCCACGCGCAGGGCCGCGAAGGCCCCCAGGCAGACGGGATAGAGCGGGGCGTTGAGGTATTTCCAGGGCGCGGCGTCGCGCCAGGTGGCCGTGGGACCGGGCAGGACGGAACGGGCGTAGCGCGGCGGACGCCCCAGGCCCTGCTCGGCCATGCGCCGCATCTCGGGCCAGGAGAACCAGCGGGCCTGGCCCAGGGTGCGGCCGGGCCGGTTGCGGCCGTGGGACAGCCAGTACAGGGACCAGCGGTTCAGGAAGCCGACCAGCACCCCCCGCGCCGCCACCCGCGCGGCCTCGCGCAGCGCGCCCAGGGGATCGTCGCAGAACTCCAGCACGCTCCAGAGCACCACGTAGTCGAATTCGTTGTCGCAGAAGCCCAGGCTCTCGCCGTTGGCCACCTGGATGTCGGCCCGCTTGCCGAGTCGGTCGCGGGCGGCCGCCACCATGGCCTCGGAGCGGTCCACCCCGGTGACGTCGAAGCCGGTGTGGTAGAGCAACTCCAGGAACAGGCCGGTGCCGCAGCCCACCTCCAGCAGGGTCTTGCCCCGTCGGGGCCAGCCCGCGACCATGGCCTCCAGCAGACGCCGCTCGGCGGCGAAGGCGAAGCGGCCCTCGGGGGTCTCGAACCAGCGGTCGTAGCGGGCGGCGTTCCAGTTCATCTCGATCCTTTCCCCGAACGTCTCGTTCTCCGGGCCGAGGCGGCGCGGGGCGCTCAATGCGTCGCACGGCGGCCGGACGCGCCGCCGGAAGCGCGGAAGCCCGCGGCTTCCGGCCGGGGCCGTGGGGGCCGAAGCCCCCCGACCGTCGGTCGCATCTTCCTACATATCGAGAGCGTCGGCAACCTTGCCCACCAATTTCTCGGAGGGCGTGAGGGTCTTCTTGCCGGGCTCCCACTTGGCCGGGCAGGCCTCGGCGGGATGGTCCTTGAGATAGACGTTGGCCTTCATCTTGCGCACGAGTTCATCGGCGTTGCGGCCCACGTTGTAGAAGTTCACCTCCGAGGCGACCAGCACGCCCTCGGGGTTGATGATGAAAGTGCCGCGCAGGTCCAGGCCCGAGGCCGGATCCCAGACGTCGAAGTAGCGCGAGACCTCGCCGTTGGGGTCGGCGGCCATCTTGAAGCGCACGTTCTGGAGCAGGCGCTCGTCGTTCTTCCAGGCCATGTGCACGAACTTGGTGTCCGTGGACACTGAGAGAACCTCCGCGCCCAGCTTGACCAGATCGGCGTGCCTCTCGGCCAGGTCGGCCAGCTCCGTGGGGCAGACGAAGGTGAAGTCCGCCGGATAGAAGACCAGGATCGTCCATTTGCCTTGCTTCTTCAGGTCGGCCAGGGAGACCTCGCCGAAGCCGCCCTCGGCGGGATCATAGACCTCCAGGGTGAAGTCCCGGACCGGCAGGCCCACCTTGGCGCATTCAAGCAGTTCCTCATAATCGTCGTGTCCGCAGGACATATTGCTTTCTCCTTGCTCTGAATTTAGGGTACACTAGATTTTCCCGGTAATTGATAATAATAATCATCTGGCGCGCCAGCGTCAAGAACCGTCCCACAACGATTCGGCCGCCGACAAAAACGAGGATTCCCGCCCATGACGCTCATCCACGGCTTCCGCAAGATCCGCGAACAGGACATCCCGGAGATCCGCACCCGCGCCCAGGTCTACGAGCACGTCAAGACCGGCGGCCGTCTCCTCTCCCTGCTCAACGAGGACGAGAACAAGGTCTTCGGCATCAGCTTCCGCACCCCGCCCCGCGACTCCACCGGCGTGGCCCACATCCTGGAGCACTCGGTGCTCTGCGGCTCGCGCAAGTACCCGGTGCGGGAGCCCTTCGTGGAGCTGCTCAAGGGCTCGCTCCAGACCTTCCTGAACGCCCTGACCTTCCCGGACAAGACCTGCTATCCCGTGGCCAGCACCAACGTCCAGGACTTCTACAACCTCATCGACGTGTACCTGGACGCGGTGTTCCATCCCCGGCTCACCGAGAACACCCTGCGCCAGGAGGGCTGGCACTACGACCCCGAGACTCCCGAAGGCCCGCTCAACTTCAAGGGCGTTGTCTTCAACGAGATGAAGGGAGCCTATTCCTCGCCGGACAACCAGCTCTACGAGTATTCCCAGCACGCCCTGTTCCCGGACGTGACCTACGGCCTGGACTCCGGCGGCGACCCGGAGCAGATCCCGGACCTGACCTTCGACGACTTCATGGCCTTTCACCGGGCCCACTACCAGCCGACCAACGCCTTCGCCTTCTTCTACGGCGACGACGACCCGGTGGAACGGCTGCGCATCCTGGACGAGGCCTTCTCGGAATTCGAACGCGGGCGGCCGGGCCACTACATCCCGCTGCAGAAGCCCTTCCGCGAGCCCGCGCGCCTGGAGCGGCCCTACGCCGCCGGGCCCGGCGAGGGCCAGAAGTCCATGTTCACCCTGAACTTCTGCCTGCCCGAGGCCGCCGACCCGGACCTCAACCTGGGCCTGAACGTGCTCGAGCACATCCTCATCGGCCTGCCCTCCTCGCCGCTGCGCAAGGCCCTCATGGACTCGGGCCTGGGCGAGGATCTGGCCGGGGCGGGCCTGGAAACGGACCTGCGCCAGATGTACTTCTCCGTGGGCCTCAAGGGCATGGCCCGGGGCAAGGCCGACGAGGCCGCCGAACTGGTCCTCTCCACCCTGGCGCGGCTGGCCGACGACGGCCTGGACCCCAAGGACATCGAGGCCGCGGTGAACTCCGTGGAGTTCGACCTGCGCGAGAACAACACCGGCTCGTTCCCGCGCGGGCTCTCGCTCATGTTCCAGGCCCTGACCTCCTGGCTGCACGAGGGCGACCCCCTGGCCCTGCTGCCCTTCGAAACCCCGCTGGCCGCGCTCAAGGAGCGCCTGGCCTCGGGCGAACCCGTGTTCGAGGGCCTCATCCGCCGCCACTTCCTGGACAACTCCCACCGGGCCCTGGTGGTCCTCAACCCGGACCCCGAACTCGCGGCCCGGCGCGAGACCGCCGAACGCAAGCGCCTGGACGCCGTGGCCGCCCGCCTGGACGCGGAACGGATGGCCCGGCTGGAGGCCCAGGCCCGGGAGCTGGAACGCCTCCAGGAAACCCCGGACAGCCCCGAGGATCTGGCGAAAATCCCCCGCCTCCAGCTCTCGGACCTGCCCCTGGAGAACGCGGTCATCCCCGCCGAAACCGTCGCCCTGGGCGCGGAACCGGCCCAGTTCCACGACCTGTTCACCAACGGCATCCTCTACCTGGACCTGGGCTTCGACCTCTCGGCCGTGCCCGACCGGCTGCTGCCCCTGGCGCCCCTCCTGGGCCGCGTCCTGCTGGAGACCGGCACCGCGAAGACCGACTTCGTGACCTTGACCCAGCGCATCGCCCGCAAGACCGGCGGCATCGCGCCCCAGACCTTCGTGACTCCCTCGCGGCCCGGGCCCGAGGCCGCGGCCCGGCTCTTCCTGCGCGGCAAATGCACCCTGGCCCAGGCCCCGGACCTTTGCGACATCCTGGCCGAGGTGCTCACCTCCGCCGACCTGGGCAACCGCGAACGCGTGCGCCAGATCGTCATGGAGACCAAGGCCCGCCGCGAGCAGCGTCTGGTCCCGGCCGGGCACAGCATCGTGGCCACCCGGCTCAAGGCCCGCATGGGCCGGGCGCACCTCATGGACGAGCGGATGCACGGCGTGACCGGCCTGTTCTTCATCCGCGAACTGGCCCAGCGCGTGGAGCGGGACTTCGGCTGTGTGCGCGCGGACCTGGAGGAATTGCGGGACATCCTGGTGCGGCGCTCCGGGCTGGCCCTGAACGTGACCTGCGACGCCAAGGGCCTGGAAGCGGCGCGCTCGGCCGTGGCCGACCTGGCCGCCGCCCTGCCGGACGCCCCGGCCCCGGCCCCGGCCGAGCGTGCGCCCCTGTCCCTGCCCGCCCGCGAGGGCCTGGCCCTGCCCGCCCAGGTGAACTACGTGGGCAAGGGCCTGAACCTCTTCGACCAGGGCTGGAGCTTCGACGGCTCGGCCCATGTGGTGGGCAAGCTCCTGCGCGCCTCCTACCTCTGGGAGCGCGTACGGGTGCAGGGCGGAGCCTACGGCGCGTTCTGCTCCCTGGACCGCCTCTCCGGGGCCTGCACCTTCGTCTCCTACCGCGACCCCAACGTGGACCGCACCCTGAAGGCCTTCGACGAGACGGCCCAGCACCTGAAGAACCTCAAGCTGGACCGCGACGAGTTGGAAAAGGCCGTCATCGGGGCCATCGGCGAGATCGACGGCTACATGCTGCCCGACGCCAAGGGCTTCGCCTCCCTGGCCCGGACGCTCAACGGCGAGGACGAGGCCTTCCGCCAGAAGGTGCGCGAGGAGGTGCTCTCCACGGGACCGGCGGACTTCGCGGCCTTCGGCGAGGCCCTGGCGGCCCTCAAGGACAAGGGCGAGGTGGTGGTCCTGGGCGAGACCAAGGCCCTGGAGCAGAGCGCGGCCGGATTGAAGGTGGAGCGGATACTCTAACGGAGCGTTGGAAAATCTTTTTCGCGGGCCGTTCAAAAAACGCGCGGGCAAGACCCTGAAAGGCTCACGGCCGCCGCGTTCTTTTTCAACGGTCCGTCGGCCGGGAGGCGGCGATGGGCGTCTTTCTGCAATCCCTGGAGGAGATCGCGCCGGGCGCGCGGATCACGATCTACGGCGCGGGCAACGCGGGCTACCGCCTGCGGCGCAGGCTGCGGGCCGACCGGCCGGACGTGGACGTGCGCCGCTACCTGGACAGCCGCAGGTCGGGGGCCTTCGACGGCCTGGAGATGCTGGCCCTGGACGGCCTGGAGCCCCCGGACCCCGCCCGCGACCTCATCCTCGTGGCCTCGGTGCACTGGCCCGAGATGGTCGAGGCGCTCGAAGCCCGGGGCGTGACGACCTTCAAGGTCTACGACGAATCCATCCACCTGCCCGCCGACTTCGGGGGCATCATCCAGGAGGAGCGCATCCGGCAGCTCTGCCTGGCGGCGCACTACGCCCACACCCTGCCCGGCGACCTGGCCGAGTTCGGCGTGGCCACGGGCGCCTCGGCGGCCATCCTGGCCGGGATCATGAAGGCCGAGGACGGCCTGGGCCGCCCGCCGCGCCGCCTGTTCCTCTTCGACAGCTTCGAGGGCCTGCCCGAGGCGACCTCGGACGTGGACCGCGACACGCCCCTGGTGCGATCCGGGGCCTGGGGCCCGGGGGCCTTCCGGGTGCGCTCCGTGGAGCGGGTGCTGGAGCGGATCACGGCCTGCGGCCTGACGCGGGAACGGCTGGTGGTGACGCCCGGCTTCTTCGAGGCGAGCCTGGCGCGGATTCCGGCCGGCACGCGCTTCTCCCTGGCGCACGTGGACTGCGACCTGTACCTCTCGGCCCTGCAGGTGCTGGAGGCCTGCTTCGGGCGCGGACTGCTGGTCCCCGGGGCCATGCTCCTGTTCGACGAGTGGCAGGCCACGGGCGCGGACCCGGAACTGGGCGAACGCCGGGCCTGGGCCGAGGCCGTGGAACGCTTCAACGTGCGTTTCAGCGACGTGGGGGAGTATTCCTGGCACGGCCGCAAGTTCGTGGTCCACGGCTACGACGCCGCGCGCTGAGGATTCCCGATCCGCGCGCCCCATGGGCGTCGGACATCGGACGTGAAAAAGCCCCCGTTCCAACAGGAGCGGGGGCCTTTTTCATTCCTCCCGGCCGGGCAGGCCGTCCAGCCAGCGCCGGAGCACGTCCGGGGCCACGGCCTCCAGGGCCGGGCCCAGGCGGGCCGAGTCCGCGCGCAGGCCCGGGATGTCGATCCCGGCGGCGCGCAGTTCGCAGGTATGGCCGATGAGCCAGCGTTCGATGAGGCCGCCGCGCGCCTCGGGGTGGAATTGCAGCCCCAGGGCGAAGCCGCCCAGGTCGAAGGCCTGATGCGTGCAGATGTCCGTGGAGGCGAGCAGTCGCGCGCCTTCGGGCAGATCGAAGGTGTCGCCGTGCCAGTGCAGCACGGCCGTGTTCTCCAGGGGAGCGAGGCAGGACGCCCGTCCCTCGTCGGTGAGGGCCAGCCGCGACCAGCCGATCTCCTTGGCCGGGCCGGGATGGACCCGCGCGCCCAGGGAGGCGGCCATGAGCTGCGCGCCCAGGCAGACGCCCAGGGTGGGCCTCCGGGCCTCCAGGCGCTTGCGGATCAGCCCCAGTTCCTCGCGCAGAAAGGGATAGTCCTCTTCCTCGTTGACCCCGATGGGGCCGCCGAGGACCAGAAGCAGGTCCGGGGCCAGAGGGTCGCCCAGGTCGTCCACGCCCGCCTGGAGCGTTTCCGGAACGTAGCCCCGCTCTTCCAATACGGGGCCGAAGGCCCCCGCATCCTCGAAGGCCACATGGACGACGACGCGCGCCCGAAGCACTCCGCCCCCTACTGCCCGGCGGCCGGGCTCTGCGCGCCGGACTCCATGAGCTGCTCCAGGGCCTGGACCGCGCCAACGGGATTCACGCTCACGCTGCCCTTGACCGAGGTCTTGGTGGTCTTGGTGGTGGTGCTGGAGCCGTCGGCGCTCGTGGAGGTGCTCGTATGCGAGGAGCCGTCCTTGGCCGTGACCACGGGCACGCTCACGGCCGAGCCCGCGCCCAGGGCCGCGCCCGAAAGCGCCGCGGCCGGGTCCATCCTCGGCGGCTGGGCCGAGGCGTTCATTCCCTGGGAAGCGGCCTGCGGAGCCCCTCCGCGCAGGGCCCACTGGTTCGCGCCCCGGCGCTCGGCGGCGGCCGTGGTCTCGCGGGTCACGCCGCCCAGGCGCGAGGTGAGCACGAAGTCGCGCACCCAGACGCCGTTCTCCTGACGCGCGGGCTGAGGAGCGATGGTGTAGGCCACGCCCGTGGACGGGTTGGTCCAGGACTGGCTCTGGCCCGAGGCCAGGGTCTCCAGGGAACGGCCGATCCAGCCCAGGTCCGAGGCGTCCAGGGCCTCCGGGCCGGGCATGTTGGCCGGGGTGGCCGAGGAGGCCAGGGGCACGAGGGTCACGGACACGGCCGATGGCGAAAGCAGGTAGGCCTCGCCGGTCTGCTCCTGGGCGTCCATGGACTGGACTCCGGCGTTCACGCCCCAGGCCGGATTGTTCATGAACTGGCCGGTCTGCAGACCCTGGCCCACGGCCCGGGCCATGACCTTCTCGCTCTGGTAGACCCGGCGCACGACCACGTCCTGCTGGCGGTAGCCGTCGCGGGTCAGGGTCAGGATGTGGTCCGCGTTGCGGGTCAGCTCCACCTGGCAGGGCGTGGTGCAGACCTCCGCGCCGTCGGCCCGCACGCGCGCGCCGTCGGGGATGGTGGACACGGGAATCTTCTGGGTCAAGACCGTGGGCGCGCAGGCCGCGCAAGCGAAAAGAACGAACAGCAGCGGAAAAAACCGTCTCTTCATGAATCCCCCCCGGAAGCCGTCAGCGGCCGCCGCTCACCTTGTTCTTGATGAATTCCTGGAATTTCCTGGCTTCCTCGTGGTTCTTGTTCATGGCCAGGCACTTTTCCAGATGATACTCGGCCTTGGGAATGTCGCCCTTCTCGAAGTAGGCCCGGGCCACGTTGTAGTGCAGATTCTCATCGGTCTGGGTCATCTCCAGGGCCCGGGTGTAGTACTCGATGGCCTGGTCGTGCATGCCGGTCTTGCGCAGGCTGATGCCGAACTCGTTGAAGAGATGCTTGTGTTCCGTGCTGAAGGCCGCGTCCAGGTGCACCACCCGGCCGAAAATGTCGTCGGCCTTGGCGGTCTCGCCCTTGGCCATGTAGGTCAGGCCCAGGCCGAAGTTGGCCCGCACGTTCTCCACGTCCACCTTGAGCACGTTGCCGAACTCGAACTCCGCGCTGTAGAGCGCGCCGCGCTCGCGCTGCTCCTCGGCGCGGCGGATGGTTCGGGAAAGCTCCTGCATCTTGGGATAGACGATCTTGGTGTAGAACTCGAGCTCGGGCTGGTACTTGTCCAGGAAGTCGGCCTTGGGCACCTCGGTCTTGGGACCGGAGGGCACGTGCTGGGTGTTCAGGGGCTGGACCTCCACCACCCCGTCGTCGCGCTCCTCGGCGTACCAGTACATCTTGCTGATGGTCTTGCGGGTGGTGGTCCCGGTGCCGATCTTCTCCACCACTTGGGAGGAGAAGAGGCCCTTGATCTTCTGGCGCATGTGCTCCGTCGGGTCCGCCTGGGCCTTCCGCGCCTGGCCCTCGGGCCCGGCGGCCTCGAAGGGCTGCTGGTCCCGGGCCACCTTGTTCGCCTCGCTCATGTCGCTCCCTCCACACTGGCAACCCTGTTACACTGCTGACAAAACCTTGGCAACTCCGCGCCGCCGTGCTATGAGTGCGGGCACTCGCTTCCGGGGGAGGCCCCGGGAACGATGACATCGCTTTCCGTTTCGGATAGACCACGGTTTTCCGTTCCCGACAGACCGCCCACAAGGGGCCCATCCGCCATCTGGAGGTACGTTTCGCATGGAACGCAAGATCGGCGCGCGTATCCGCGCATTCCGCGAGAAGAAGGAACTGTCCCTGGCCGACCTGGCCGAACGCACCGGCCTGGACCCGGCCTTTCTCACCGCCGTGGAGGAGGAGGACCGCTACCCCTCCCTTGGGCCGCTGCTGAAGATCGCCCGCGCCCTGGGACTGCGCCTGGGCACCTTCCTGGACGACCAGGTGAGCCGCGACCCCCTGGTGGTCCGCCGGGGCGAGCGCCGCGAGGAACTGACCATGCACCAGTCCCGCGACGGCAAGCCGGGACTGCGCTTCCACCCTCTGGGCAAGGGCAAGACCGACCGCCACATGGAGCCCTTCTTCATCGAGCTGCCGCCCGAGGACGAGTCCGAGCACAAGCTCTCCTCCCACGAAGGCGAGGAATTCATCGTCTGCGTCAAGGGCCGCGTGGCCGTGACCTACGGCCCGGAGAAGGTCGTGCTCGAACAGGGCGACAGCATCTACTACAACTCCGTGGTGCCCCACTGCGTGGCCTGCGAGGGTGACGAGCCCGCCGCGATCTACGCCGTGCTCTATTTCCCGGAATAACCCGAGGAGCGGCGGATGACCGAACCATTGCTGCGCGAGCGCACCCTGGGCCAGATCCTGGACGAGACGGTGGAGAAGTGGCCCGACCAGGAGGCCGTGGTCTACGTGGACCGCGAATACCGCCAGACCTGGCGCGAGTTCTCCGAGGTGGTGGACCGCCTGGCCAAGGGCCTCATGGCCCTGGGCGTGAAGAAGGGCGAGAAGGTCGGGATCTGGGCCACCAACGTGCCCTACTGGGTGGCCCTGCAGTTCGCCACGGCCAAGATCGGCGCGGTGCTGCTCACGGTGAACACCTACTACCGTTCCCATGAGCTGTCCTACCTGCTCAAGCAATCGGACTGCGAGAACCTCTTTCTCATCGACGGCTTCCGCGACGTGGACTACCTGGGCACGCTCTACGAGCTGGCCCCGGAGCTGCGGAATCAGGAGCGCGGACACCTGAAGGCCGCCAACTACCCGCACCTCAAGCGCATCCTCTTCCTCGGCCTGGAGAAGCACCGGGGCATGTACTCCATCCCGGAGATCATGGCCCTGGCGGCCATGACCACGGACGAGGAGTACAAGGCCCGCCAGGCCGAACTCTCGCCCCACGACGTGGTGAACATGCAGTACACCTCGGGCACCACCGGCTTCCCAAAGGGCGTGCAGCTGACCCACTACAACATCGGCAACAACGGCTTCTGGATCGGCGAACACCAGAAGTTCACCCACAAGGACCGGCTCTGCCTGCCCGTGCCGCTGTTCCACTGCTTCGGCTGCGTGCTGGGCGTCATGGCCGCCGTGACCCACGGCGTGACCATGGTCCTCCTGGAGGGCTTCGACCCCCTGCTGGTCATGGCCTCCGTGGACCAGGAGCGCTGCACCGCGGTCTACGGCGTGCCGACCATGTTCATCTCCATG
It contains:
- a CDS encoding TylF/MycF/NovP-related O-methyltransferase; the protein is MGVFLQSLEEIAPGARITIYGAGNAGYRLRRRLRADRPDVDVRRYLDSRRSGAFDGLEMLALDGLEPPDPARDLILVASVHWPEMVEALEARGVTTFKVYDESIHLPADFGGIIQEERIRQLCLAAHYAHTLPGDLAEFGVATGASAAILAGIMKAEDGLGRPPRRLFLFDSFEGLPEATSDVDRDTPLVRSGAWGPGAFRVRSVERVLERITACGLTRERLVVTPGFFEASLARIPAGTRFSLAHVDCDLYLSALQVLEACFGRGLLVPGAMLLFDEWQATGADPELGERRAWAEAVERFNVRFSDVGEYSWHGRKFVVHGYDAAR
- a CDS encoding glutamine amidotransferase, whose product is MLRARVVVHVAFEDAGAFGPVLEERGYVPETLQAGVDDLGDPLAPDLLLVLGGPIGVNEEEDYPFLREELGLIRKRLEARRPTLGVCLGAQLMAASLGARVHPGPAKEIGWSRLALTDEGRASCLAPLENTAVLHWHGDTFDLPEGARLLASTDICTHQAFDLGGFALGLQFHPEARGGLIERWLIGHTCELRAAGIDIPGLRADSARLGPALEAVAPDVLRRWLDGLPGREE
- a CDS encoding PEGA domain-containing protein: MKRRFFPLLFVLFACAACAPTVLTQKIPVSTIPDGARVRADGAEVCTTPCQVELTRNADHILTLTRDGYRQQDVVVRRVYQSEKVMARAVGQGLQTGQFMNNPAWGVNAGVQSMDAQEQTGEAYLLSPSAVSVTLVPLASSATPANMPGPEALDASDLGWIGRSLETLASGQSQSWTNPSTGVAYTIAPQPARQENGVWVRDFVLTSRLGGVTRETTAAAERRGANQWALRGGAPQAASQGMNASAQPPRMDPAAALSGAALGAGSAVSVPVVTAKDGSSHTSTSTSADGSSTTTKTTKTSVKGSVSVNPVGAVQALEQLMESGAQSPAAGQ
- a CDS encoding tetratricopeptide repeat protein, giving the protein MSEANKVARDQQPFEAAGPEGQARKAQADPTEHMRQKIKGLFSSQVVEKIGTGTTTRKTISKMYWYAEERDDGVVEVQPLNTQHVPSGPKTEVPKADFLDKYQPELEFYTKIVYPKMQELSRTIRRAEEQRERGALYSAEFEFGNVLKVDVENVRANFGLGLTYMAKGETAKADDIFGRVVHLDAAFSTEHKHLFNEFGISLRKTGMHDQAIEYYTRALEMTQTDENLHYNVARAYFEKGDIPKAEYHLEKCLAMNKNHEEARKFQEFIKNKVSGGR
- a CDS encoding helix-turn-helix domain-containing protein, yielding MERKIGARIRAFREKKELSLADLAERTGLDPAFLTAVEEEDRYPSLGPLLKIARALGLRLGTFLDDQVSRDPLVVRRGERREELTMHQSRDGKPGLRFHPLGKGKTDRHMEPFFIELPPEDESEHKLSSHEGEEFIVCVKGRVAVTYGPEKVVLEQGDSIYYNSVVPHCVACEGDEPAAIYAVLYFPE
- a CDS encoding AMP-binding protein, which encodes MTEPLLRERTLGQILDETVEKWPDQEAVVYVDREYRQTWREFSEVVDRLAKGLMALGVKKGEKVGIWATNVPYWVALQFATAKIGAVLLTVNTYYRSHELSYLLKQSDCENLFLIDGFRDVDYLGTLYELAPELRNQERGHLKAANYPHLKRILFLGLEKHRGMYSIPEIMALAAMTTDEEYKARQAELSPHDVVNMQYTSGTTGFPKGVQLTHYNIGNNGFWIGEHQKFTHKDRLCLPVPLFHCFGCVLGVMAAVTHGVTMVLLEGFDPLLVMASVDQERCTAVYGVPTMFISMLEHKLFKRFDFSSLRTGIMAGSPCPVEFMKRAINEMNMREITICYGLTEGSPVMTQTRVGDSLRQMTETVGRAMPCIEVRVVDPETNREAPHGTVGEICCRGYNVMKGYYKNPEATAKAIDEDGWLHSGDLGVMDEEGYLTITGRLKDMIIRGGENVYPREIEEFLYTMEGILDVQVVGVPSRKYGEEVGAFIIPRDGVSLEPEDVKDFCRGKIARYKIPKYIAFLESYPMTASGKIQKYKLRELAGRMFPEAMNQPGA